The Poseidonibacter lekithochrous region AATTTTTATTTTTATTTATCCCTCGAAAATAGACAATACTTCAAGGAAAAAATACAAAGCAGTAAGTTAGCTTATGTTGATGAGTTAATAGAAAAGTTTATAAATTGGAATGGTAGAGATAATATAGATATTAGACCTATGTATTGGTTTGATAGTACTACAAAAAAAATAAATTTTTATCAAGAACAAAATTTATTTTTTATAAAACAACTAAAAAAAGATGTTTTTAATTATAAAAATAAATCAAAATCTGAACTAATTCTTTTATCAATTATTATGATTTCTTCAATTTTAATTTTTACAATTTTTACATATTTGACGCAAAAAAGAATTTTAAAATCATTACATAACTTTAAAATTGGTTTATTATCATTCTTTGATTATTTAAACCAAAAAAGTGAAAAAATCGAGGTTCTTAATGAGTCTACTAATGATGAATTTGCATCTATGTCAAAGATTGTTAATAAGAATATAGAAACAACTAAGAAAAATCTTGATGAAGATAAAGCTGTATTAAATGAAGCTATTGTAATTATAAAAGAGTTTGAAAAAGGTAATTTACACCAAAGATTAACAAGTGAAATATCAAATCCAATTTTAAATGAACTAAAAAATATCCTAAATCAAATGGCTAACAATTTAGAGTTAACAATTGAAGAATTACAACATACAAATGAAGAGTATGAAGTATCATTAGATAATTTAAAAAAGACACAAACACAATTAATTGAATCAGAAAAAATGGCAAGTTTAGGTGGATTAGTTGCTGGAGTAGCACACGAAATAAATACTCCTGTAGGTATTGGTATTACAGGAAGTAGCCATTTCCTAGAGATGACTGATAAACTAAAAAAGTTATATGATAGTGATAATATGGGAGAAGATGATTTTGAAGATTATCTAAATAGTTCTGTTGATTTAGCAAAACTAATTAATCTAAACTTATCAAAAGCAGCAGAATTAGTAAAAAGTTTTAAACAAATTGCTGTAGACCAAACTAGTGAAGAAAAAAGAACTTTTGCCTTAGAAAAGTATCTAAACGAGCTTTTATTAAGTATTGGAAATGTTTTAAAAAGAACAGAACTAGAAGTAGATATTCAGTGTGATTCAAATATTAAGATCTATTCTTATCCTGGTCTTTTATCTCAAATAATTACAAACTTGATAATGAATTCAATAATTCATGGTTATGATGAGATAAAACAAGGAAAAATAATTATAGATATAAAAGTAATAGATGAAAACTTAGTTATTAGCTATAAAGATGATGGTAAAGGTATTCCAAGTGAGAATCTACTTAAGATTTTTGATCCTTTTTTCACTACAAATAGAGAAAATGGTGGAAGTGGTTTAGGTTTAAATATAATATATAATATAATAACTAAACAATTAAACGGAACGATAAAATGTAAAAGTAATGAACCTGTAGGTACAGAATTTTTAATTACTTTTAAAATATAAAATAGGAATAAATTATGGGAAATATGAAATTCTCTAATAAAAATAAAATTTTAAATGATAATGCAGAAAAATGGAAAATCTTAATATCCGACGATGAAGAAGATGTTCATTTACTTACAAAAACTGTATTAAAGAACTTTGAATATAAAAACAAACAATTAGAATTTATCAGCGCTTATAGTGGAAAAGATACTGTAGAAATATTAAAAGAAAATGATGATATTGTGTTAGTTCTATTAGATGTTATTATGGAAAATGATCATGCAGGATTAGAAGTAGTAAAACGAATAAGAGAAGAATTATGCAATGATTTTATCCAAATAATATTACGTACAGGGCAATCTGGACAAGTACTAGAAGATGATGTAGTTATGAACTATGCAATTAATGATTATAAAGAAAAAACTGAATTAACATCTCAAAAACTTCTAACTACAATTACTACATCTATTCGTTCTTTTGAAAACATGAAAAATATAAAAAAACTAAACCATGAATTAGGTGGTTTATTATCTATTTATGATGAATTTGTAATTGCCGCAAGAACTAATAAAGAAGGTGAAATTGTTTATGTTACAGAAGCATTTTGTGAACTTACTGGTTACACAAAAGAAGAACTTATTGGAAATACTCATTCTCTATTAAAAAGTTCTAATACTGCACAAGAAGTATACGATGACTTATGGAATACAATTAGTTCTGGTAATGTTTGGAAAGGTGAAATTCAAGATAAAAGGAAAGATGGTAGTTTATACTGGTTATCAACTATTATTTCACCTGAATATGATGTTGAAGGAAACTTTTTATATTACACTGCAATTTCTCAAAATATTACAGAAAAAAAAGCTATTGAAAAAGCTAAAATTGAAATGGAATTAGCAAATAAAGAAATAGAATCTTTAAATGAAGAGATAATTGATACTCAAAAAGATGTTGTTTTCAGACTAGGAGCTATTGCCGAAGCTAGAAGTAAAGAAACAGGAATGCATGTAAAAAGAGTTGCAGAGTACTCAAAACTTTTAGCTTTATACTCTGGTTTGAGTGAAGAAGAAGCTGATATTATAAAAATGGCAAGTCCAATGCATGATATTGGAAAAGTAGCAATTCCTGATAATATTTTGAATAAACCAGGAAAATTTACAGATGAAGAGTTTGAAATTATGAAAACTCATGCTCAGATTGGTTATGAGATGTTAAAATCATCTCCAAAAACAATTTTAAAAGCAGCAGCTATAATTGCTCATCAGCATCAAGAAAAGTACGATGGTAGCGGATATCCTCAGAATTTAAAAGGTGAAGATATACATATATATGGTAGAATCACAGCATTAGCAGATGTTTTTGATGCTTTAGGAAGTGAACGAGTATATAAGAGCGCTTGGAGTGATGAAGAAATATTTAAACTATTTAAAGAGCAAAGAGCTAAACATTTTGATCCTAAATTAATAGATATTTTCTTTGAGCATCTAGATGAATTTTTAGATATTAGGGATACATTCGTGGACCAATAGTTTTCAAACAAAAGGTGACTTTATGAGAATTATAAATTTCTTAATAATATTTTTGTTTATGCTAAATACTTTATTTGCAGAAGAGAAAAAAATAAAGATAGCTATTGTAAAAGATATGTTTCCATACTCATTTATTGATGATGGAGGCTTTGTTCATGGTATCTTTGTTGATTATTGGAAACAATGGGCTAAAAAAAACAATAAAGAAATAGAATTTCTTGCTTACTCAAAAGAAGACTCTATTACTGCTTTAGATGAAGAAAAAGTAGATATTCATTCTGGTTTATTTAAAGACATAAACTTATCTCAAAAATTAGATTTTATTAATATTGTATACCCCTCTCAATCTTTTGTATATTTTGATTCAAGGTTTATAAATAAAATAAAAAGTATTAATGATATTAAAAATAAAAACATTGGATTACTTAAAAACAATAAATATGAAGCATATCTAAAAAAAAACTTTCCAAATACAAAAATAAAAAAATATGAAACTCACAAGAAATTATATAAAGCTTTAGATTTACATGAGATAGATTTATTTATTAATGATTCTTTAGAAGTATGGTTTCAACTAATAAATAATTACAACTTTAATAAAGTATCAAAATTAGATGATTTTAAATTGCAAAATTGGTTTTATTGGGCAATTAAAAAAGATAATCTTAAATTAAAAGAAGTTCTAAAAAATAGCACAAAAGAGGTTTCTTTAAGTGAGATAATTGATATTGAAAAAAAATGGATTGTAGATGATTCTTTTAGATATTTTGAGAAAAAACAAAAAAGTGATTTTCTAAATGCTAAAGAGCGAGAATGGTTAAAAAATAATTCAAATCTTAGTTTAGCGGTTGTAAAAGATTGGGATAGATATAGTTCTATTTCATCTTTAGGTGTTGTGGAAGGATTCCATATTGATTTGATTAATAAAATTAATAAAATTTTAAATAGTCAAATAAAAATAAAGGTTTTAGACACTTGGTCCAAAGCATATGATTCTGTTATCACAGGCGAAACATCAGGAATCCCAGGGCTATCATGGTCTAAGAATAGAGAAGAAATTTTTAATTTCACACCTTCTTATTATTATAGCCCTTACTTTATTGTTACTAGAAAGAGTAATAGAACAATAAAAAGTTTAAAAGATTTTAATAGTCATAAAGTTGCAACCTTCGAGAATTCTATTACTAATCTTATAATTAAAAAAGATGCACCAAATGCCAATATTATGCACATTAACAGTATAAAGGGAATTCTAAAAGGAATAAATGAAGGAATTGTAGATGTGGCATTACTTGAGAATGCTAAAGTTATTGATTTAAATAAATACAATTTAAAAATTATTGATTCTATTTACAGTAAATATAGTGAGTTATCAATTGGTACATTAAAAAAGAATGAAATATTTAGTTCTATTCTTTCTAAAGCAATAAATAAAATAAGCCCAGATGAACTCTATTCTTTAAAACAAAAATGGTTAAAAAATAAGAAGAATTTTTCAAAAGAAGAAGTTTCTTTTATTAATAACTCTAAAACTCTAAAAGTAGGAGTTGAAGATTGGACTGCAATTATTGGAATGAAGAATAATAAGGTGGAAGGAATTGCTGGAGAGATTGTTATGAAGGCTTTTTCTAATTCAGGCTTAAAGTTTGAGTATATAAGAGGCACTTGGGATGAGTTGTTGGACTCATTTAAAAAAGGTAATATTGATATTTTACCTACGACTTTATATACAAAACAAAGAGATAAATATGGTGATTTTTCAAAACAATACTTATCCCTAAAAAACTATATTTATGTGAGATCAGATAATAAAAGTGTTAAATCTTTAAGTGATTTAAATAATAAGAAAATTGCAATTCAAAAAGATTTTGCAACAATTACTTTAATAAAAGAGAAGTTTCCTAATATAAATATTATTGAAACAAAAGATTTAGAGGAGTCTATTCAATTTGTTCTTAATAATGAAGTTGATGCCTTATTTGAAATTCAAGTCTCAGTAGAGAGTAAATTAAGAGAATTTCTAATCACTAATTTAAAACCTATTTCTCAAAATAGTATTAAATCTAAGGGCTTACATATTTTTATGAAAGAAGATAAAGATCTATTAAAAAGTATTTTAAATAAATCTTTGGACACAGTATCAGAAGTAGAGCGAAATCAAATCATATCAAAATGGTTAAATAAAGTAAATGTAAAAAAAGAGATAAATATTGCATTAACGACAGAAAAAGCTCCTTATGTTTTAAGTGAGAAATATATAAGAGGAATTGAATATGATTTACTTAAAAAAATATTTGATTTAAACTCAATCAAAATTAATAGAGTAAGAAAATTCCTAACACCAAAGATGAATACAGTTTTATTGCAGAATAATGATTTAGATTTAGCAGTTAATGTTAAAGAGAATAAAAAAGATGGACTATTCTATTCTAAGCCTTTTATAGAGTTTAAAAATATTATTGTTTCAAGAAAAAAGGATAATATCCAAATTAATAAAGTAAGTGATTTATACAATAAAAAAGTTATTGCATTTTCTAATGCTCATAAGTATTTAGGAAAAGAGTACTTCACTTTATTTAATCTACAAAATAGACCTAGAAACTATAAAGAGTACGTTTTTCAAGATTATCAAGTAAAAGAGTTTTTAAATAAGAAAGCAGATTTGATTATCTTAGATGAAAATATATTCAAATGGCATTTTAATAAATTATCAAAAGATAAACTATCTGAATATAATTTTAATTATCTTTTATCAAAACCAAATAAATATAAAGTTGCTTTTCATAATCGGAATTTAAGAGATTTATTTAATCAAAATCTTAAAATAATTAAAGAAAATGGTGATTATAAAGAGATAGTTGAAAACTATATTGAAGGTTATATTGAATCAAAATTAAAAATAAACTTTTTAATATCTTCTTTAGTTAGTAAATCTATTTTTGATGATAATCATATTGATTTAGAAAAAATTCTTAGTATATTTACTTCTTTACCATATATTGAAAAAATCGAAGTTTTTAATAATAAAGATATGTTAATATCAGAAGATTTTGAAATTGAAAGTACTAAGTTTACTCAACAAGATAGTTACTATCTAACTAATGACTTACCTCAAAAAGTAGGTTATATAAAAGTATATTTTAATAATAAGCTTTTAAAAAAACATAAAGACAATCACTCTTTTATTCCTCAAATAGATATATTTAGCGATCTTAATGCTTATGAATATATATTAAGTGTTTATAAAAGATTTGGTTATATAAATAAAAGAATTAATTTTGATACTGATGAACTTTCTTTTCTAGAAAAGAAGAGAGTTCTTAAATTTTCAAGCTCCCATTGGCAACCTTTATCTATAACAGAAAATGATAAACATGATGGTTTATTTTCTGATTATCTGAAATTAGTTGAAAAAAGAACAAACCTAAAGTTTGAATATGTCAAAAGTAAAAACTGGTTAGATGTATTAGAAAAGTTTAAGAACAAAGAAATTGACTTAATACCAGGTATTGGAAATAAGGCATTTAGTTTTGAGAAAGCTTTTGTTACTAAACCTGTAACTTCTTTTAAATATGCAATTGTTTCAAATAAGAATGAAAACTTTATTGATGGATTAAAAGATCTAAAAGGTAGAACAGTTGCTGTTCCAAAAGGTTATAGTTCTTATAAATTATTAAAAAGTAGTAATTTAGATATAGATATTATTGAAACAAAAGATGAAAAAGAAGCTTTAACTTTAGTTTCAAGAAAAGAAGCTGACGCCTTTGTTGGACATAGTGCAATAGCTATTTATAATATTAAAAACAACTTCCCAGAGTTAAAAATAGTTGGTTTAACTAATGTGAAATTTTTACATCATTTTTTAGTTCAAGAAGATTACCCAGAATTGCAAAGTATTTTAAATAAAGTTATTACAAGTATTTCACCAAAAGAAAAACAAGATATAAAATATAAGTGGATTCAAACAGAAGTTTCAACTGCTGTTGATTATTCGGTAATTTATACAATAATTATTATCTTTTCTGTAATTTTATTAATTGTTTTAATTTTTACAAGAAAATTATCACAAGCAAAAAAAGAGATTGAATTAAAAAATAAAAAGATTGAAAATACCATAGAAACACTAGTAAATACTAAAAATGAATTAATAGCAAAATCAAAAGATTTAGAAGAACAAAAAGAGGCTTTCGAAACACTATTTTATGATGCAACTGATGGTCTGAGCTTATTAAAAGATGGAAAGTTTATTGATTGTAATAATGCTGCTTTAAATATTTTAGAGTATAAAGATAAAGAGAAATTCTTAAATCTTGAGCCCCATGAATTATCACCAGAATATCAACCAGATGGCGAAAAATCAGAGTTTAAAGCTAAAAAACTAATCGAAGAGTGTTTAGAAATTGGTTCAAATAGATTTGAATGGATTCATCTAAAATCAACTGGTGAAGAAGTTTGGATATCTATACTTCTTACAAAAATTATATTAAATCATGAAACTATGCTTCATGTAGTATGGAGAGATATTTCTGATAAAAAAATACTTGAAAAACAAATTTTAGATAGAAACAATGAATTAGAAGATGCTAATAATGAACTAGAAATTTCTATTGATAACTTACAGCAAACACAAGAGCAATTAATTGAATCAGAAAAGATGGCAAGTCTTGGTGCTTTAGTAGCTGGTGTTGCACATGAAATCAATACTCCAATTGGTATTGGTTTAACAGGAGCTAGTCATTTCCTAGAAATTTCTAATAAAATAAAAAAATTGTATAAAAATGATAAAATGACTCAGGAAAGTTTTGAAGACTTTTTAAATACATCAGACGAACTTGCTATTTTAATTAACTCAAATTTGAAAAAAGCGGCAAATTTAGTTAAAAGTTTCAAACAAGTTGCAGTTGATCAAACTAGTGAAGAAAAAAGAGAATTCTTATTACGTACATATATTGAAGAGATATTAGCAAGTATTCACAGTGTAACAAAAAAGACAAAACTGGATATTTTTATTTCTTGTGATGATGATATTAAAATAAATAGTTTTCCAGGAGCCATTTCTCAAGTATTAACAAATTTAATTATGAATTCAATTATTCATGGATATGAAAAAAGAGAAAAAGGTCTTTTATCTATTTATGTAACTAAAGAAGATAATCATATTAAGATACTTTATAAAGACGATGGAAGAGGAATCAAAGAAGAAAATATATCCAAAGTATTTAACCCATTTTTTACTACAAATAGAGAAAATGGTGGTAGTGGATTAGGCTTAAATATTATATATAATATTGTTACTACAAAACTAAATGGAAAAATAACTTGTGAAAATAAAACAAAAGGTGTTGAGTTTATTATAACTTTTGAAGTATAATAAGACTAATAGGAATTAATTATGGGAAAATTAAATTTTTACAAAGCTAATAAAGAAGTTGAAGAGAGCCATGAGACATGGAAGATCTTAATCGCTGACGATGAAGATGATGTTCACTCTCTAACTAAAACAGTATTAAAAAACTTTGTATATAAAAATAAAAAATTAGAATTTATCAGCACCTATAATGGGGAAGATACAATAAATGCAGTAAAAAATAATGATGATATTGTGCTTATTCTTCTTGATGTAATTATGGAAAATGATGATACAGGTTTGCAAGTAGTAAAAACAATTAGAGAAGAGTTGAAAAATCAATTTATACAGATTGTTCTTCGTACTGGACAAGCAGGATTAGTTCCTGAAACAGAAGTTGTAATGAATTATGCAATTAACGATTATAAAGAAAAAACAGAATTAACTTCAAAAAAACTAATAACTACTATTGTTTCTTCTATTAGATCTTATGAAAATATTACAGAGCTTGAAGAGAGTAAATCAAAAATAGAATTACTAAACTATGATTTAAATAAGTTAGTTAATTCATTAGATAAGAATGTAATTACATGTAAAGTTAACAAAATAGGAAAACTAATTTATGTTAGTAGAGCTTTTTGTAAAGCTTTTGGATATGAAGAAGATGAATTATTAGGACATTCAACTACTTCATTAATCCATGCAACTTTTGATAAAGATAAATTTGAAGAAATTAAACTTGCATATAGAGAATATAAACCTTGGCATGGGGAAGTGAAGTTTCAAACTAAAAATGGACAAACACTTTGGGCTTATGTTAGAAGAGAAGTAGAGTTAGATGGAAATGGAAACTTCTTAAATTATACAGTTATCTCACAAGATATTACTGCTCAAAAAGATATGCAAGAAGCAAAAAATGAAATAGAACTTTTAAATGAAGAGATTATTGATACACAAAAAGAAGTTGTATTTAGATTAGGTGCTATTGCTGAAGCTAGAAGTAAAGAAACAGGAATGCATGTAAAAAGAGTTGCAGAGTATTCAAAGCTTTTAGCTAGATATTATGGATTATCTAGTGAAGAGTGTGAAATTGTAAAACTTGCAAGTCCAATGCATGATATTGGAAAAGTGGCAATTCCTGATAATATATTAAATAAACCAGGAAAGTTTACACCTGAAGAGTTTGAAATTATGAAGACACATGCTCAAATTGGTTATGAGATGTTAAAAACTTCTAATAAGACAATTTTAAAAGCAGCAGCAATTATTGCCCACCAACATCAAGAGAAGTTTGATGGTTCAGGTTATCCTCAAGAGTTAAAGGGTGATGGAATTCATATTTATGGACGAATTACAGCTTTAGCTGATGTATTTGATGCATTAGGTAGTGATAGAGTTTATAAAAAAGCATGGGAAGATGAAGAAATCTTTGATTATTTTAAAGCGCAAAGAGATAAACATTTTGATCCAATTTTAGTAGATATCTTCTTTAAAAACTTAGATGAATTCCTAATTATTAGAGATAAATTCAAAGATACCTTATAATTGTAAAAAAATTTTTACTATTATTAAGAGGTATTTTATACAAGATATATTAATATTCCATTATAAATTAGCATATAGACCTAAGGTTTAGGTTGGACATAAAGTATGATTTATCTACATTATTAACTTTATTTCTTCATTATTGCTTCAAAAAATTTGAGGTTTTTTATGAAAAAAATTCTTTTCACACTATTTGTACTTTCACAAGTACTGTTTTCACAAACATTTACATTTACTGCAATTCCAGATCAAGATGAAACTAAATTAAAAGAGAGATTCTCTAAGTTAGCTGTTTATCTTACTAAAGAATTAGGTGTTGACGTTAAGTTCGTTCCAGTTAAGTCATACTCTGCATCAGTTGCAGCATTTAGAAACAACCAAGTTCAATTAGCATGGTTTGGTGGATTTTCAGGTGTTAAAGCTAGAAAATTAGTTAAAGACTCACAAGCAATTGCACAAGGTGTTGAAGATCCAAACTTCTACTCTTATATTATTGCTCATAAAAGTACAGGAATTAACAAAGCAGAAAAATTATCTGATGCAGTAAAAGGTAAAACTTTTACATTTGGTTCAAAAGGTTCTACTTCTGGTAGATTAATGCCTGAGTATTATATTAGAGAAACTTTTAATGCTTCTCCAAATGATGTATTTAAAAAAGTTGGTTTTTCAGGAAATCACTCTAAAACAATCTCTTTAGTTCAAAGTGGTGCTTATGAATTAGGTGCTGTTAACTATAAAGTATGGGATAGAGAATTAAAAGCTGGAAATATTGATACTTCTAAAGTAAAAGTTATTTACAGAACTCCTGATTACTATGATTACAACTTTACAATTAGATCTGACGTTGATAAAAACTATGGTGCTGGATTTATTAAAAAAGTACAAAATGCTATCTTAAAACTTGAAGACAAAGAGATTTTAAATGCTTTCCCAAGAGCTAAGTTTGTTGAAGCAAAAAACTCTGATTATGACAAAGTTTATGAAACTGCTAAAAAAATTGGATTAATTGACTAATGATTTTTAATTTAGAAAATGAAACAATCTCATACGAGAACAATAAAGTTTTAGATTCTATTAACTTATCAATCAAGAAGGGCGAAAAAATTGCTCTTCTTGGGTCAAGTGGTAGTGGGAAATCTACATTACTTAAAAGATTATATGAATTAAAAAGCGAAGAGGTATCTTATTTACCTCAAGATTTAGGTTTAGTAAATAATCTTTCTTCATATCACAATATCTATACTTCTAAACTTCAAAATAATTCAACGATTTATAATTTAGTAAATCTAATAAAACCATTTAAAAAAGAGTTAAATGAAGTTACAAAGATTTTAAAAGAGCTTGAAATAGATGATAAGCTTTTAACAAAGTCTTTTAACTTATCAGGTGGACAAAAACAAAGAGTTTCAATTGCAAAATCAATCTACTCAGGTAAAAATATACTTTTAGCAGATGAACCAATTTCTGCATTAGATGAGTATATTTGTAAAAAGTCTATTGATATTATGCATAATTCTTTTGATACTATTATTTGTGCAATGCACAATGTAGATTTAGCACTAGAGTCTTTCTCTAGAGTTATTGGTATTAAAAATGGAGAAATATTACTTGATAAACAAACTTGTGACATTACTAAAGATGATGTGAGTAGGCTTTATTATGTTACTACTTAACAGTTCAAAAGAGTTAAATGTAAGTTTAATTTTTATTGCTGTTTTTATCTTCTCCTTGTTTTTTGCTGACTTAGAGATTTCTGCATATGAACCATTTTTAGAACTTAGTAAATTTGTAACTTCAATAAAAGATATCAACTTTTCATCTATTGATTTATTAATAGATGCGGCACTTCAAACTATTTATATTGCTACAATGGCAATAGTTTTTTCTGCTATTTTAGGTTTTATATTATCCTTTTATTTTAGTAATATTATTGTTAGAACAATACTTGCTTATATTAGAGCAATTCATGAGATATTTTGGGCTTTAATATTTTTACAAGTATTTGGTCTAAGTACAGTTACCGCAATCCTTGCGATAGTTTTACCATATAGTGCAATTTTAGCAAAAGTATATGCTGAAATATTAGAAGAATATGACACTTTTGATAAGAGAACTGTATCAAGAGAAGCTTCAAGAGTTTCATTGTTTTTTTATACTAAATTACCAAATGCAATGCCACATATAATTTCATATACATTATACAGATTTGAATGTGCCATGAAATCATCTGCAATTTTAGGATTTGTTGGTATTACAACTTTAGGTTATTATTTATCTTCATCTTTTAATGAAGGTTTATATAATGAAGTATGGCTAATGCTTATCATTTTTTATATTCTAATTGCAAGTATTAAATTTTGGTTCAATAAGTTTACTATTTTGGTTTTATTTGTAGTTTCACTAATTCAAATGCCACTCTCTTTAAACTCTTTTTCTAGTGAGAATCTATCTAGATTTCTTTTTGAAGACATTGTTCCTAGTCCTATAAAAAATGACTATACAGTTATAGAAGGGTTAACTTGGTTTTATAAAATCTTCATTAATGAGATAGTTCCAGGTATTTTTAACACTATTGTTTTAACACAAGTTTCACTTGTTGCAACTGCTGTATTAGCATTAGTTTTATTTCCTTTGATTTCATATAAATTTGTGGGTAAGTTTGGAAGGTTTTTCTCTCATATATTTTTAGTAGTTTTAAGATCAACTCCTGAGTATATTTTAGCTTTTTTATTTTTATCAATATTTGGTGCTTCGATGCTTCCTGCAGTTGTTGCTCTTATGCTTCATAATGGTGCTATTATTGCTTTTATTATTGGTAAGCAATCAAATGAGATTGATTATGTTTTAGATAAATCAACACACCTTAATTTATATACTTATGAAGTATTACCAAAACTATATAACTCTTTCTTAGCATTTCTTTTTTACAGATGGGAAGTAATTATGAGAGAATCAGCAATCTTAGGTATGTTAGGTGTTGCTACACTTGGGTTCTATATTGACTCAGCTATTGCTGATATTAGGCTTGATAAAGTTGTTATTTTGTTGTTTTTTACTGCTTTATTAAATATTACAATAGATTTAATCTCAAAAAAAGTAAGAGATTACCTAAAAACCGATGCTTCTATCACTACATGTGGGTGTGAATTAAAATAAAAAATTGTATAATTCATATAAATTAGGTAGGTTCCAAGCAAAGGGATAATAAATTGATCAAAATAGTTACTAGTACATTATTTTTATCTTCTATATTAATGACTGCAAACGCAGCTAATAATTACACTTATGTATTTACTAGCACGTCAAATATAGATAATGCAAAATCATTTATTAATACACACCTACAACACAATACTCAAGATATTTATATTATAAAACACAAAGATCGATATAGAGTTTCTTATGGAGCTTTTGATAATAGATCTGAAGCTAAGTATTTCAAACGAAATCTTCCTTTTAAAATAAAAAAACTTGATAAATTTTTAGTAAAAAATACTTTTGATTTAACTAGTGAGTCTTCTAAAATTATTGAAGTTATTAAGAGTAAAAATCCTGTAATAATAAAAAAAGAGAAAAAAGTAGAGTACAAGAAGAAAGTTGTAAAAGCAAAAAGCATCTCTTCTTCTATGAATAATTACTCTTTTGTATTTTTTAATACAAGCAAAATATCAAATGGTAAAAAGTTTGTAAAAAACTTTATGAGCAAAGCAAATGAAGATATATATTTTGTAAAACACAAAAACAATTATAGAGTATCTTATGGAGCTTTTTCATCTAAAAAAGAAGCTTTAGCTTTTGAGAGAACTCTTCCTAAGCATATTAAAAAA contains the following coding sequences:
- a CDS encoding nitrate- and nitrite sensing domain-containing protein: MSLQSKLIAIASLSIIIICFLGIKIVEDSYDNYKRALSIEEMIDLSDDISHLVHEMQKERGLSAAFIISGADVFRERLVNQRVKTTKVFKEFEHVFYKNIDSYDNEIKERIKKILSMYKDNIDLKRMLIINESIDVFEVIDFFTKINDEFLSNLLYLSKISNNPEITNDLIAFNNLLLLKDRLGLERAIGSIVLVWNFSDESIFRFKEVATSIEIYKDNFYFYLSLENRQYFKEKIQSSKLAYVDELIEKFINWNGRDNIDIRPMYWFDSTTKKINFYQEQNLFFIKQLKKDVFNYKNKSKSELILLSIIMISSILIFTIFTYLTQKRILKSLHNFKIGLLSFFDYLNQKSEKIEVLNESTNDEFASMSKIVNKNIETTKKNLDEDKAVLNEAIVIIKEFEKGNLHQRLTSEISNPILNELKNILNQMANNLELTIEELQHTNEEYEVSLDNLKKTQTQLIESEKMASLGGLVAGVAHEINTPVGIGITGSSHFLEMTDKLKKLYDSDNMGEDDFEDYLNSSVDLAKLINLNLSKAAELVKSFKQIAVDQTSEEKRTFALEKYLNELLLSIGNVLKRTELEVDIQCDSNIKIYSYPGLLSQIITNLIMNSIIHGYDEIKQGKIIIDIKVIDENLVISYKDDGKGIPSENLLKIFDPFFTTNRENGGSGLGLNIIYNIITKQLNGTIKCKSNEPVGTEFLITFKI
- a CDS encoding HD domain-containing phosphohydrolase, with the protein product MGNMKFSNKNKILNDNAEKWKILISDDEEDVHLLTKTVLKNFEYKNKQLEFISAYSGKDTVEILKENDDIVLVLLDVIMENDHAGLEVVKRIREELCNDFIQIILRTGQSGQVLEDDVVMNYAINDYKEKTELTSQKLLTTITTSIRSFENMKNIKKLNHELGGLLSIYDEFVIAARTNKEGEIVYVTEAFCELTGYTKEELIGNTHSLLKSSNTAQEVYDDLWNTISSGNVWKGEIQDKRKDGSLYWLSTIISPEYDVEGNFLYYTAISQNITEKKAIEKAKIEMELANKEIESLNEEIIDTQKDVVFRLGAIAEARSKETGMHVKRVAEYSKLLALYSGLSEEEADIIKMASPMHDIGKVAIPDNILNKPGKFTDEEFEIMKTHAQIGYEMLKSSPKTILKAAAIIAHQHQEKYDGSGYPQNLKGEDIHIYGRITALADVFDALGSERVYKSAWSDEEIFKLFKEQRAKHFDPKLIDIFFEHLDEFLDIRDTFVDQ